A stretch of DNA from Candidatus Eisenbacteria bacterium:
GCTCGACGCGGTTTGCGCGCGTGCGGGGGTGGCTCTGCACCGCACGCTGGTCGGCGAGGCCCACGTGGTGTCGGCGATGCACGCGGTCGGCGCGGTCGCCGGTGGCGAGGGCAATGGCGGGATGATCCTGCCGGCGGCGCATCACGGTCGCGACGGCCTGGTGGCGATCGCACTGGTGGCGCAGGCGATGACCGCGAACGGCGCGACGCTGCGGTCGCTCGCGGACGCGCTGCCGCGGTTCGTGATGGTGAAGGAGAAGGTCGAGCGCGGGGCCGAACCGTGGGAGTCCGCCGCGGAACGGCTGCTACGCGCGTTCGACGGCTACGAGGTGAATCGCGAGGATGGTTTGCGTTTCGCTCGCGCGGAAACGTGGGTTCACGTGCGGTCATCGGGCACCGAACCCGTCGTTCGTATCATCGCCGAGTCTCCGACAGAAGAAGAGACCCGGCGGCTCGTGGCTCACGCCCGCGGCGCGATCTCCCCGAACGCCTGAGGCGAGCGCCGGACGGAGGGTTCACTTCCCATGTGCGGCATCGTCGGCTACGTCGGCCACAAGCACTGTCTCCCGATCCTGATCGAGGGGCTCAAGCGCCTCGAGTACCGCGGCTACGACTCGGCGGGTGTGGCGCTGCAGGTCGAAGGCGGGCTTCAGGTCACGAAGTCGGCGGGCAAGGTGCGAGCGCTCGAGGCTCGACTGGGTTCCACGCCGAGCCCGTCGCGCTCGGGGATCGCGCACACGCGCTGGGCGACGCACGGCGCCCCGAACGACATCAACGCGCATCCGCACACCAGTTCGAATGGCCGCATCGCGCTGGTTCACAACGGCATCATCGAAAACTTCGCGGTGCTCAAGGCGGCACTCAAGTCCGAGGGCTACGGCTTCACGACCGACACCGACACCGAAGTGCTGGTGCATCTGGTCGACAAGCACTCGCGCAAGGGTCTCAAGCTCGAGCAGGCGGTCGGCGCTGCGCTCCGCGACGTCGAAGGCACCTACGGCATCGCGGTGGTGAGCGCCGACGAGCCCGGGGTGGTGGTCGGGGCCCGCAACGGAAGCCCGCTGGTGGTCGGCGTGGCCGACGGCGAGTACTTCCTCGCCTCGGACGTTGCGCCGATCGTCGGACACACGCGTCAGGTCGTTTACCTGGACGACGGCGAGATGGCCGTCCTCACGCCCGACGGCTTCCACACCTCGACGATCCGTCACGAGCGCATCGACAAGCCGGTACACGAAGTCGAATGGGATCTCGCCCAGATCGAAAAGGGCGGCTACGACCACTTCATGCTCAAGGAGATCTTCGAGCAGCCGGAATCGGTGCGGAACTCGATGCGCGGCCGCCTGCAGGTCGAGGAAGGACTGGCGCGACTCGGCGGCCTCAACATGACCCCCGAGGAGATGCGCGAGATCAAGCGCATCATCATTCTCGCGTGCGGCACTTCGTGGCACGCGGGCCTGATCGGCGAGTACCTGCTCGAGGAGCACGCCCGCATCCCGGCCGAGGTCGAGTACGCGTCCGAATTCCGCTATCGCAACCCGATCGTCGATGACGGCACGCTGGTGCTGGTGATCTCCCAGTCGGGTGAAACGCTCGACACGCTCGCCGCGATGCGCGAGGCGCGACGTCGTGGCGCGCGAGCACTCGGGATCGTGAATGTGGTGGGCTCGACGATCGCGCGCGAATCGGACGGCGGTGTCTACATCCACGCCGGACCCGAGATCGGCGTGGCCTCGACCAAGGCGTTCACGAGCCAGGTCACGGTGCTGACGCTGCTGACGCTCGCACTCGGCCGTCAGCGTCAGATGTCGCTCGAATCGGGGCTCGCGCTCGCCGAGGCGCTCGACGCGATCCCGGCCAAGATCGAATCGATTCTGTCGCGCAGCGACGAGGTCAAGCACATCGCGCAGCAGTACGCGCGTCACGGCAACTTCATCTACCTGGGGCGCGGTTTCAACTTTCCGGTCGCGCTCGAGGGTGCGCTCAAGCTCAAGGAGATCTCCTACATCCACGCCGAGGGCTATCCGGCGGCCGAGATGAAGCACGGTCCGATCGCGCTGATCGACGAGAACATGCCGGTGGTGTTCATCTGCACGCGCGACACCGCGTACGACAAGGTCATGAACAACATGATGGAGGTGCGGGCCCGCAAGGGACGCATCATCGCGATCGCGACCGAGGGCGACACCGCAGTGCAGGAGCACGCCGATCACGTGTTGACGGTTCCGCACACGCTCACCAGCCTGCAGCCGCTGCTGTCGGTGATTCCGCTTCAGCTGCTCGCCTACCATGTCGCGGTGCTGCGCGGCTGCGACGTCGATCAACCTCGCAATCTCGCGAAAAGCGTCACGGTGGAGTAACCGACATGAGCCTTCAACAGCCCGTCCAGGTTTCCGACGCACCGTCCGCGATCGGACCCTACAGCCAGGCGCAGTTCGTCGACCTGGGTGACCGTCGCATGCTGTGGTCGGCCGGTCAGGTGGGGCTCGACCCGTCCACCATGGAACTGGTGCCGGGAGGCGTCGAGGCGCAGACCGAGCGGGCGCTGCTCAACCTGACCGCAGTGCTCGCAGGCGCCGGGCTGACGCTCGCGAACGTGGTGAAGACCTCGGTTTTCCTCGTCGACATGGCCGACTTCCAGGCGATGAACGGGATCTACGCGCGCTATTTTCAGGGCGTGCCGCCGGCGCGCACCACGATCGCTGCGCTGGGCCTGCCGAAGAACGCGCGGGTCGAGATCGAAGTCGTCGCGATCGGACCGCGTGGCTGAGCCGACCCGCGCCCGCGTCGCGCGCGGGCCGGCGGTCCGCCGCGGCCGCCTCGACGTGCGACTGACCGCGGCGGTCGCGTGCGCTGGCTGTGCCTCGAAGCTCGGCCCCGGCGATCTGCGCAAGGCGCTTCACGGACTCAGCCCTTCGCGGCGTGATCCGCGCGTGATGGTCGACCAGAACACCTACGACGACGCGGGCGTCTTTCGCCTCGATCGCGGTCGCGCCCTGGTGCAGACCGTCGACTTCTTCACGCCGGTCGTGAACGATCCGTTCGACTTCGGCCGCATCGCCGCGACCAATGCGCTGTCCGACGTCTATGCGATGGGCGGTACGCCGCTCACCGCACTCGGCATCGTCGCGTTTCCCGACGGCACGCTCGCGCCCGAGGTGCTGCGCGAGGTGATGCGTGGCGGCCAGCGCGTCATGGATCGCGCCGGCGTGAGCGTGATCGGCGGCCACTCGGTGAAGGACGCAGAGCTCAAGTTCGGTTACAGCGTGACCGGCATCGTCGATCCGAAGCGCGTGCTCACCAATGCCGGTGCGCGGCCCGGCGATCGGCTGGTGCTGACCAAGCCGCTCGGCACCGGCGTGCTGGCGACGGCGCTCAAGCACGGCAAGCTCGACCCGGTGCTCGAACGTCGCATGATTCGACAGATGACCACGCTGAATCGAGAGGCGTCGCGCGCCGCGGTCGCAGCCGGGGCGCGCGCCGCCACCGATGTGACCGGTTTCGGGCTGATGGGGCACGGTTCGCAGCTGGCGCGCGCGAGCGGTGTGACCGTGCGGCTCGATCCGCGGGCCGACTGGTTCCTGCCGCAGGTGATCGACCTGGCGCTGGCCGGCGAGGTCGCGGGAGGACTCCGAGACAATCGGGAGTTCTACCGCTCGTTCGTCTCGATGCGGGGCATCGACGAGGGCACCGAGCTGGCGCTCTATGATCCGCAGACCTCGGGAGGGCTGCTGATCGCGATTCCCGCGGCGCGTACCGCGCGGCTCGAGGCCGGATTGCGCCGCGCGCGGGTGTGGCATCGGTGGATCGGCGAGGTGGTGCGGAAGGGCCCGCACCCGGTCGAGGTCGGGAAGTAGACGCAATGCGGGAACGAATGGGTCCTGGTGGACTCCGGGGACTTCAAATCCTGCGGTCGGGCGCTTCGCGCGTCCGAGGTGGGTTCGATTCCCACGCGTTCCCGCCACTCCGTTTCAGCGTCGTCGTGCTCGCGCTGCTGATGGCGGGCGCGCCGCAGTCGGCGCGCGCTTCGACATGCGCTATGCTGCGCGGCTCGTACGTCGCGTTCGAGGCTCGCGAGGCGCTCGCGACCACCGCGAAGTACGCATCACGGGCGGATGCCGCGGCGGAATCGGTCGCAGCCGTACGGGACTCGAGCGTCGCGCAAGTCGATTCGAGCTCCGCGGTCGAGCTCGACCTGTCGGAGGTTCGAGCGCGTGGCCGCACGGTCCCGGACTCGATCCGGATCGCGCGCCTGCGCGCGATCAGCGACGTTCGGCAGAAGCCCCGATTCGATCAGCCGCGGTGGGTGATGCTGCGGTCCCTGGTCCTGCCGGGCTGGGGTCAGATTCACAACCGCGCTTACGTCAAGGCCCTCGCCGTGGTGGGGGTGGAAGGTTGGTTCATCGCGCGTCTCGTCGACGACGAGCGCGATCTCGGCGGCCTGCTCGAGCGGGTCGACGAGGCTCAACGATCACAGGATCCCGTGGCCTACGAAACCGCCGTCGCCGCATACAACGATCGATTCGACGCGTCCGTCAGCCGCCGATGGCTGCTGGGGGCGGTGGTCGCGTACGCGCTGCTGGACGCTTACGTCGACGCGCACTTCGTAGACTTCGGCGTGCAGTTCGATCGCGACCCCGCGAACGCGGGCGGCAGCGGTTCGATCGGCGCCCGGCTGGGTGTGAGGTGGAATTGGTGAGCGACCCGCGACTCGCGATGATCCGAAACTTCTGCATCATTGCGCACATCGATCATGGCAAGAGCACGCTGGCGGATCGTCTGCTCGAGATCACGCACACGCTGACGCCGCAACAGATGAAGGCGCAGGTGCTCGACGACATGGACCTGGAGCGCGAGAAGGGGATCACGATCAAGTCGCACGCGATCGCGATGGAGTACCGCACGCGTGACGGCCAGCGGTACGAGTTGAATCTGATCGACACCCCGGGCCACGTCGATTTCACCTACGAGGTCTCGCGCAGCCTGGCGGCGTGCGAGGGCGCGATCCTGGTGGTCGACGCCTCGCAGGGCATCGAAGCGCAGACGCTCTCGAACTACTTCCTGGCGCGCGATCAGCACCTCACGATCGTCGGTGCGATCAACAAGATCGATCTGCCGGCCGCGCGCCCCGACGACATCGCGCTCGAGGTCGAGCACGTGACCGGAGTGGCCGCGGAGCAGGTGTGCCGCATCAGCGCGAAGAGCGGCATCGGCGTCGAAGAGCTGCTCGAGCGGGTGATCGCGGACGTTCCGCCGCCGACCGGCGATCCCTCCGCGGCGTTTCGCGCGCTGATCTTCGACTCGAAGTACGACTCCTACCGCGGGGTGGTTTGTCTGATCCGTCTGGTCGACGGAATGGTGCGGGCCGGCGATCGGGTCCAGTTCATCTCGACCGGCAAGGAGTACGAGGTCACCGAAGTCGGCAAGCTGCGACTCAAGCTCGAACCCGAGCCGGAGCTGCACGCCGGCCAGGTCGGCTACCTGGTCGCGGGCGTCAAGACGGTGGCGGATGCGCGGGTCGGCGACACCCTGGGCGCGGCCGGTGTCGCCGGGCTCGCGGCGCTGCCCGGATTCCGCGAGACCAAGTCGATGGTGTTCTCGGGGCTCTATCCGATCGAGTCCGAACAGTACGAGGAGCTGAAGGAGGCGCTGTCCAAGTTGCGGCTCAACGACGCGGCGCTGGTCTACGAGCAGGAGAGTTCGGCGGCGCTCGGGTTCGGCTTCCGCTGCGGTTTTCTGGGCCTGCTGCATCTCGAGATCGTCCAGGAACGCCTGCGTCGCGAGTTCCAGATCGATCTCATCGCGACCACGCCGAGCGTCGAGTACCAGGTGCTGCTGACCGACGGCGAGGTGATCCGGGTCGACAATCCGAGTCTGATGCCGACAGTCCAGCGTATCGAGAGCATCGAGGAGCCGATGGTGTCGGCCCACGTGGTGACTCCGACCGACTACCTCGGCAATGTCATGAAGCTGTGCCAGGACCGGCGTGGCATGTATCTCGACATGGTGCACCTCGAGGAGAAACGCATTCGAGTGCACTACCGCCTGCCGCTGGCCGAGATCGTGCTCGACTTTTACGATCGGCTGAAGTCGATCTCGCGCGGCTATGCCTCGCTCGACTACGAGTTCGACGGCTGGGCGGAAGCCGCCGTCGTCAAGCTCGACGTGATGCTGAATGGCGAACCGGTCGACGCCCTGTCCGCGATCGTGCATCGCGACAAGGCCCATACCTACGGCAGTGCGCTGTGCTCGAAGCTCAAGGAGTTGATCCCGCGGCAGATGTTCCAGGTCGCGATCCAGGCCGCGATCGGCGGCAAGATCGTGGCGCGCGAAACCATCGGCGCCCAGCGCAAGAACGTCATCGCCAAGTGTTACGGCGGTGACATCACGCGTAAGCGCAAGTTGCTCGAAAAACAGAAAGAGGGAAAGCGGCGGATGAAGCAGGTTGGGACCGTCGAAGTTCCCCAGGAAGCGTTCCTCGCCGTCCTCAAGGTCGAGCGCTGAAACCGGAGAGCCATGAGCCGAAAACGATCCGTCGTTCGGGAATACTTCGAAGCCATCGTGTGGGCCCTGGTGCTCACGGTGGTGTTGCGCACCTTCGTCATTCAGGCGTTTCGCATCCCGTCGGAATCGATGCTGAACACGCTGCTGGTCGGTGACTTCCTGTTCGTGAACAAGTTCGAGTACGGCGCCAAGATCCCGTTCACGAAGGTGCGGCTGCCGGGTCTGCGCCCGCCGCGGCGTGGCGACATCATCGTGTTCCAGTTTCCGCAGGACCCGAGCAAGGACTACATCAAACGCGTGATCGCCCTCGGGGGCGAAACGCTCGAGGTGCGTGACAAGCAGGTGTTCGTGAACGGCCGCCCGCTGAACGAGCCGTACGCGATTCACACCGACAGCGTCACGCGCCCCGCGGGCTACGAGTTCCGCGACAACTTCGGCCCGGTCACCGTGCCCAAGGGACGCCTGTTCATGATGGGCGACAATCGCGACAACTCGAACGACAGTCGCTACTGGGGAACGCTCGACCTCGATCTGGTGAAGGGGCGTGCGATGTTCCTGTACTGGTCGTGGGACCCCGACGCCGGGTGGCCGAGATGGAATCGACTGCTGCACCTGATCCACTAGGATTCGAGGCCGCGCGCGACGCCGCGCGCGTCGGGCTCTACCTCCACGTGCCGTTCTGCGCGGTGCGATGCGCGTTCTGCCATTTCTCGAGCGGCCCGGTCGAATCGGCGCGGGTCGAACGCTGGCTCGCCGCACTCGCGCTCGAAGCGCAGTGGCGCGCACCGCAGGCGCGCGGCGTGCGCTTCTCTTCGGTGTTCGTCGGTGGCGGGACGCCTTCGATCCTCTCGTCGCGACACTTCCGAGTGTTCTGGAGCATCGTGCGCGATCACTTCGAAATCGCACCCGACGCCGAGCAGACGCTCGAGGCGAACCCGGAGAGCGTGCGGCCGAGCCTGCTCGAGACGTGGGCGGCCGCCGGCATCAATCGACTCTCGATGGGCGCCCAGAGCTTCGACGCCGCCGAGCTCGAGGGCCTCGGCCGCCTGCACGGTCCGGAACGCCCGGGCGAGGCGTTCGCTCTTGCGCGCGCCGCTGGATTCCGCCGCCTGTCGCTCGATCTGATGTACGGCTTCCCGGCACACCGCCGCGAGACCTTCGCTCGCTCGCTCGACCGGGCACTCGCCCTCGAGCCCGAACATCTTTCGGCCTACTGCTTCATCGCCGAGGAAGACACGCCGCTCGGCCGCGATGCGCTGTCGGGGCGCGTCGCGTTGCCGGAGCCGGAGCTGCAGGCCGATCTGTTCGAGGACTTCGTGGCGGCCTCCGCGCATCGGGGCTACTCGCTCTACGAAACCGCGAACGCGTGTCGTCCGGGAGGTGCGGCGCGGCACAACCTGGTGTACTGGCTGCGGCGCGACTACCTGGCGCTCGGTCCCTCGGCGCACGGACTGTGGCGTGGCGTCCGGTACGCGAATCCGTACGGACTCGAGCCGTGGGCACAGGCGCTGGAGCGCGGCGAGGAGCCGGCCGCACTCGAGCCGGAGACCGAGGATTCGCGCACCGAAGAGACGCTGATGCTCGCGCTGCGACTGTCGTGCGGGCTCCAGCGTCGCGATCACGAGCCGGGCGCGTGGCGCCGCCTCGAGGCGCGATTCGGTGCCGCGCTCGCGGCCGCGGTGCGGGAGGGGCGACTCGAGCGGCAGCCCGATGGGTGGCGAATTGCGGCGCCCCACCGCTTCGTGGCCGACGACGTGATCGCGTGGGTGGCGGCGCGCGCGGATGCCGCGCGGGTTGACAGTGCTCGCGCGCGCTCCGTAACGTCGTCGCCATGTCCCAGCCTGTCATCCCCGGTGGCGCCCGTCGCGGCGACCTCGAACTGACGCAGCGGCAGCGCGAGGTCTTCGTCGCGGTCGTTGCTCAGCACGGTCGCACGACCCGTCCGGTCGGCTCCGACAGCCTCGCCGCGCAGGGCGTGCGGGGTTCGTCCGCGGCGATCCGCTCGGCGCTCGCAGAGCTCGAGGAGCTCGGACTCCTGGCCCGCGTCCACGCCTCCTCGGGGCGGGTTCCCAGCAGTGCCGGCTACGCCCATTACGTCTGCCACGAAGTCACGCCTGCGCCGCTCGGAGACGAGGCGCTGCGCCGCATCGACGAGCGACTTCGACGTTCGGCGCGCGACGTCGAACAGCTGCTCGAAGAGGCGTCGCGGGTGCTCGCAACGCTCACCCAGCAGCTCGGTCTCGCGGCTTCGGCTCCGCTCGAGCGCGAACGGGTCGAATCGCTGGAGCTGGCGCCGCTCGACCCCGAACGCTGCATGCTGGTGTTCGGGCTGCGTGGTGGCACGGTCCGCACGCTGCAGCTCGAGTTCGAATCGCCGCTCGACCATGCGGCGCTCGAAGAGGTGGAACGCACGTTGCGCGGATCGCTGCTGCGACTCACGCTCAGCGAAGTGCGGGAGCGGCTCGAAGAATCTCCGGCGCTGGTGCGCGACTCGGCGATGCGCATCGTGACGCGGGCGCTGCGGGCGCGGCTCGGCGCGCCCGAACTCGCACGCTTTCACAGCTCGGGAGCCGGCTGGATCGCTTCCGAACCCGAATGGTCGGCGGCGCGAGAACTGGGCCCGCTCATGCGAATCGTCGAGGAGGGGCCACCGCTCGACCGGCTGCTCGTGACCCCGCTGGCGGGGCAGGCGGCGGTGCGCATCGCGCTCGACGAGGACCGCGCACTCACAGGTCTCAGCCTCGTGACGTTTCCGCTCGCCGGCAGCAATCCGGTTGCGATCGGAGTGCTGGGCCCGCTGCGGATGGACTACGCCCGCGCACTCGCGGCGGTCGAGGCGGTGGGGAGTCGAGTCGCCGGCTATTTGTGAGCGCCGTCGCGCACGCGCGCGTTCGATCGTGATCCTGTCGCCGTTCATCCTGCGCCGCGCAAGGAGATTCCGCATTGAATCCCGCAGCTGACGAAGACCGCAGCGACCCTGAGCGTGATGCTTCCCGCGTGACCGGCGCCGACGCCGGTGACGACGGCTCGACGGCGCGCGACGACGCGACGGCCGCACCCGTCGAGCCGGCGATTCCGCCGGCCGGCGAGTCGCTCGAGGACTTTCGCGATCGGTGGCTGCGGGCCGAGGCCGAGCTGCAGAACTTTCGACGCCGCGCCCAGCGCGAACTCGAACAGGTACGGCGCGACAGCGAGGAAGCCGTACTGCTCGAGATCATCCGGGTGCTGGACGATCTCGAGCGCGCGCAGGCAGCGCGCGATCCCGCCACCGCACCGGATGGCTGGTCTCAAGGAGTGGCACTGGTCACCCAGACGGTTCGCGACTATCTGGTGCGGATGGGAGTGGAGAGCGTCGATCCGACCGGAACCCGCTTCGATCCGCGTTTTCACGAAGCGATCCTCGAAGTCGATGCGCCGCCCGGGATCGCGCCCGGCATGGTCGCTCAGGTGGCGCTGCGCGGTTATCGGCGTGGCGAACGTGCGTTGCGTCCGGCGCGGGTGCTGGTGACGCGCGAGCCGGCAGGCAGCGAGCGCTGACATGGCGAAACGGGACTACTACGAGTCGCTCGGTGTGGCGCGCGGAGCGTCGGAAGACGACGTCAAGAAGGCGTATCGCAAGCTCGCGTTCGAGTCGCATCCCGATCGCAATCCGGGTGACGCGACCGCCGAGGCTCGATTCAAAGAGGCGACCGAGGCGTACGAGGTGCTGCGCGATCCCCAGAAGCGCGCGCAGTACGATCGCTTCGGGCATGCCGCGACCGGCGGTGGCGCGACAGCCGGAGGGGGCTTCAGCGGCTTCGATCTCGCCGATGCGCTGCGCGCGTTCATGCGCGATGCCGGCAACGGCGACTTCGGCGATCTGTTCGGGGCCGGTGGGGGGGCGCGCGGTCCGGCGCGCGGTGACGATCTGCAGGTCCGACTCAAGCTGACGCTCGAGGAGATCGCGACCGGCGTCGAGAAGAAACTGCGCGTCAAGCATCTGCGCGCGTGCGAGAAGTGCGAGGGTCGAGGCGGCGAGGGCGAGACCCGGTGCCCGGATTGTCAGGGGCGCGGGCAGGTGCGGCGCGTGCAGCAGTCGTTCCTGGGTCAGTTCGTAAACATCTCGACCTGCGGGCGTTGTCGCGGTGAGGGTGTGACGTTTCGCGAGAGCTGCCGCACCTGCAGTGGTGACGGACGCACGAGCGTGACCGAGACGGTCGCCGTTCAGGTGCCGGCCGGGGTCGCGCAGGGCAATTACATCCCGTTGCGAGGGCTCGGAGACGTCGGACCCCGCAGCGGGCCGGCGGGCGACCTGATCGTCCTGATCGAAGAGAAAGAGCATGACCTTTACGAGCGTCACGGGGCCGATCTGCACCTCGATCTGCCGGTGAGCTTCGTCACGCTGACGCTCGGCGGCAAGGTCGCGGTCCCGCTGCTCGAGGGCGACGACGCCAGCGCGGAGGTGCCTGCCGGCAGCCCGAGCGAACGCGTGCTGCGGTTGCGTGGCAAGGGTCTCCCCGAGTTGCGCGGTGGAAAGGGTGATCTGCTGGTGCGACTGCGCGTGGTGGTTCCGACCCGGCTCGGGTCGGCCGAGAAGAAGCTGCTCGAGGAACTCGGCCGTCACGAGAGCCTGCGCGCTCCGAAGCCCTCGAAGTCGGTGTTCGAGCGCATGCGCGATGCGCTCGCGGGCTGACGCGCCACCCGCCTGGCTGTGGGTGCGGGCACTCGCGCTGCGCGGAGAGTCGCTGGCGCTCGATGCCGAGGCCTCGCATCACGTGGCTCGGGTGTGGCGCGCACGCGAGGAGCAGGCGCTGGTTCTGACCGACGGGCTCGGCGGAGTCGCGCACGCCATCGTCGAGTCTTTGCGGCCCGGAGTCGTGGTGCGCGTCGAATCGGTCGAGCAGCGCGCGGCACCACGACCGCTGGTCGTGTGGTGCGGCGCACCCGAGGGCGATCGCGGCGACTGGCTGGTCGAGAAGCTTGCGGAGCTCGGTGTGACTCGTTTGATTCCGATCGATACGAGCCGCGCCAGCTGGCGCGCTGCACCCACGAGACTCGCCCGCTGGGAGCGGCTGACGCGTGCGGCGCTCGAACAGTCTCGAGGCGCGTTCCGACTCGCGGTCAGCGCACCCTGCTCGCTCGAGTCCGCGCTCGCGTCACTTCCCGAGGGAGCGGCTCGATGGCTGGCGGATCCGGAAGGCCGAGTCGCCGAGCTGGGGGCAGGCGTGCCGCTCGCAGGTGTGGTGGTCGCGGTCGGGCCGGCGCCCGGATTCGACTCCGACGAGCGGAGTTCGCTTCTCGCGCGAGGATTTATGGCCATGAGCTTGGGGCGCAGCCGGTTGAGAGCTGAGACCGCGGCCATGGTCGCGGCCGCCCTGGTGCGCGCCGTCGAGCCGGAAGCGAGCTGAGCCGGAACTCGCATCGATC
This window harbors:
- the glmS gene encoding glutamine--fructose-6-phosphate transaminase (isomerizing), with the protein product MCGIVGYVGHKHCLPILIEGLKRLEYRGYDSAGVALQVEGGLQVTKSAGKVRALEARLGSTPSPSRSGIAHTRWATHGAPNDINAHPHTSSNGRIALVHNGIIENFAVLKAALKSEGYGFTTDTDTEVLVHLVDKHSRKGLKLEQAVGAALRDVEGTYGIAVVSADEPGVVVGARNGSPLVVGVADGEYFLASDVAPIVGHTRQVVYLDDGEMAVLTPDGFHTSTIRHERIDKPVHEVEWDLAQIEKGGYDHFMLKEIFEQPESVRNSMRGRLQVEEGLARLGGLNMTPEEMREIKRIIILACGTSWHAGLIGEYLLEEHARIPAEVEYASEFRYRNPIVDDGTLVLVISQSGETLDTLAAMREARRRGARALGIVNVVGSTIARESDGGVYIHAGPEIGVASTKAFTSQVTVLTLLTLALGRQRQMSLESGLALAEALDAIPAKIESILSRSDEVKHIAQQYARHGNFIYLGRGFNFPVALEGALKLKEISYIHAEGYPAAEMKHGPIALIDENMPVVFICTRDTAYDKVMNNMMEVRARKGRIIAIATEGDTAVQEHADHVLTVPHTLTSLQPLLSVIPLQLLAYHVAVLRGCDVDQPRNLAKSVTVE
- the selD gene encoding selenide, water dikinase SelD, with protein sequence MAEPTRARVARGPAVRRGRLDVRLTAAVACAGCASKLGPGDLRKALHGLSPSRRDPRVMVDQNTYDDAGVFRLDRGRALVQTVDFFTPVVNDPFDFGRIAATNALSDVYAMGGTPLTALGIVAFPDGTLAPEVLREVMRGGQRVMDRAGVSVIGGHSVKDAELKFGYSVTGIVDPKRVLTNAGARPGDRLVLTKPLGTGVLATALKHGKLDPVLERRMIRQMTTLNREASRAAVAAGARAATDVTGFGLMGHGSQLARASGVTVRLDPRADWFLPQVIDLALAGEVAGGLRDNREFYRSFVSMRGIDEGTELALYDPQTSGGLLIAIPAARTARLEAGLRRARVWHRWIGEVVRKGPHPVEVGK
- the lepA gene encoding elongation factor 4; its protein translation is MAAGGGGRVRAAGRLRRRALRRLRRAVRSRPRERGRQRFDRRPAGCEVELVSDPRLAMIRNFCIIAHIDHGKSTLADRLLEITHTLTPQQMKAQVLDDMDLEREKGITIKSHAIAMEYRTRDGQRYELNLIDTPGHVDFTYEVSRSLAACEGAILVVDASQGIEAQTLSNYFLARDQHLTIVGAINKIDLPAARPDDIALEVEHVTGVAAEQVCRISAKSGIGVEELLERVIADVPPPTGDPSAAFRALIFDSKYDSYRGVVCLIRLVDGMVRAGDRVQFISTGKEYEVTEVGKLRLKLEPEPELHAGQVGYLVAGVKTVADARVGDTLGAAGVAGLAALPGFRETKSMVFSGLYPIESEQYEELKEALSKLRLNDAALVYEQESSAALGFGFRCGFLGLLHLEIVQERLRREFQIDLIATTPSVEYQVLLTDGEVIRVDNPSLMPTVQRIESIEEPMVSAHVVTPTDYLGNVMKLCQDRRGMYLDMVHLEEKRIRVHYRLPLAEIVLDFYDRLKSISRGYASLDYEFDGWAEAAVVKLDVMLNGEPVDALSAIVHRDKAHTYGSALCSKLKELIPRQMFQVAIQAAIGGKIVARETIGAQRKNVIAKCYGGDITRKRKLLEKQKEGKRRMKQVGTVEVPQEAFLAVLKVER
- the lepB gene encoding signal peptidase I — translated: MSRKRSVVREYFEAIVWALVLTVVLRTFVIQAFRIPSESMLNTLLVGDFLFVNKFEYGAKIPFTKVRLPGLRPPRRGDIIVFQFPQDPSKDYIKRVIALGGETLEVRDKQVFVNGRPLNEPYAIHTDSVTRPAGYEFRDNFGPVTVPKGRLFMMGDNRDNSNDSRYWGTLDLDLVKGRAMFLYWSWDPDAGWPRWNRLLHLIH
- the hemW gene encoding radical SAM family heme chaperone HemW — encoded protein: MESTAAPDPLGFEAARDAARVGLYLHVPFCAVRCAFCHFSSGPVESARVERWLAALALEAQWRAPQARGVRFSSVFVGGGTPSILSSRHFRVFWSIVRDHFEIAPDAEQTLEANPESVRPSLLETWAAAGINRLSMGAQSFDAAELEGLGRLHGPERPGEAFALARAAGFRRLSLDLMYGFPAHRRETFARSLDRALALEPEHLSAYCFIAEEDTPLGRDALSGRVALPEPELQADLFEDFVAASAHRGYSLYETANACRPGGAARHNLVYWLRRDYLALGPSAHGLWRGVRYANPYGLEPWAQALERGEEPAALEPETEDSRTEETLMLALRLSCGLQRRDHEPGAWRRLEARFGAALAAAVREGRLERQPDGWRIAAPHRFVADDVIAWVAARADAARVDSARARSVTSSPCPSLSSPVAPVAATSN
- a CDS encoding nucleotide exchange factor GrpE; amino-acid sequence: MNPAADEDRSDPERDASRVTGADAGDDGSTARDDATAAPVEPAIPPAGESLEDFRDRWLRAEAELQNFRRRAQRELEQVRRDSEEAVLLEIIRVLDDLERAQAARDPATAPDGWSQGVALVTQTVRDYLVRMGVESVDPTGTRFDPRFHEAILEVDAPPGIAPGMVAQVALRGYRRGERALRPARVLVTREPAGSER
- a CDS encoding J domain-containing protein produces the protein MAKRDYYESLGVARGASEDDVKKAYRKLAFESHPDRNPGDATAEARFKEATEAYEVLRDPQKRAQYDRFGHAATGGGATAGGGFSGFDLADALRAFMRDAGNGDFGDLFGAGGGARGPARGDDLQVRLKLTLEEIATGVEKKLRVKHLRACEKCEGRGGEGETRCPDCQGRGQVRRVQQSFLGQFVNISTCGRCRGEGVTFRESCRTCSGDGRTSVTETVAVQVPAGVAQGNYIPLRGLGDVGPRSGPAGDLIVLIEEKEHDLYERHGADLHLDLPVSFVTLTLGGKVAVPLLEGDDASAEVPAGSPSERVLRLRGKGLPELRGGKGDLLVRLRVVVPTRLGSAEKKLLEELGRHESLRAPKPSKSVFERMRDALAG
- a CDS encoding RsmE family RNA methyltransferase encodes the protein MRSRADAPPAWLWVRALALRGESLALDAEASHHVARVWRAREEQALVLTDGLGGVAHAIVESLRPGVVVRVESVEQRAAPRPLVVWCGAPEGDRGDWLVEKLAELGVTRLIPIDTSRASWRAAPTRLARWERLTRAALEQSRGAFRLAVSAPCSLESALASLPEGAARWLADPEGRVAELGAGVPLAGVVVAVGPAPGFDSDERSSLLARGFMAMSLGRSRLRAETAAMVAAALVRAVEPEAS